The following proteins are co-located in the Setaria viridis chloroplast, complete genome genome:
- the rps4 gene encoding ribosomal protein S4, giving the protein MSRYRGPRLKKIRRLGALPGLTRKTPKSGSNQKKKFHSGKKEQYRIRLQEKQKLRFHYGLTERQLLRYVHIAGKAKRSTGQVLLQLLEMRLDNILFRLGMASTIPGARQLVNHRHILVNGRIVDIPSFRCKPRDIITTKDNQRSKRLVQNSIASSDPGKLPKHLTVDTLQYKGLVKKILDRKWVGLKVNELLVVEYYSRQT; this is encoded by the coding sequence ATGTCCCGTTATCGAGGGCCTCGTTTAAAAAAAATACGCCGTCTGGGAGCTTTACCAGGACTCACTAGAAAAACGCCTAAATCCGGAAGTAATCAGAAAAAGAAATTCCATTCTGGGAAAAAAGAGCAATATCGTATTCGTCTTCAAGAAAAACAGAAATTGCGTTTTCATTATGGTCTGACAGAACGCCAATTACTTAGATATGTACATATCGCTGGAAAAGCAAAAAGATCCACAGGTCAGGTTTTACTACAATTACTTGAAATGCGTTTGGATAATATCCTTTTTCGATTGGGTATGGCTTCAACCATTCCTGGGGCCCGGCAATTAGTTAACCATAGACATATTTTAGTTAATGGTCGTATAGTTGATATACCAAGTTTTCGTTGCAAACCCCGAGATATTATTACTACGAAGGATAACCAACGATCAAAACGTCTGGTTCAAAATTCTATTGCTTCATCCGATCCGGGCAAATTGCCAAAGCATTTGACGGTTGACACATTGCAATATAAAGGACTAGTAAAAAAAATTCTAGATAGGAAGTGGGTCGGTCTCAAAGTAAATGAGTTGTTAGTTGTAGAATATTACTCTCGCCAGACTTGA